In one Chryseobacterium camelliae genomic region, the following are encoded:
- the odhB gene encoding 2-oxoglutarate dehydrogenase complex dihydrolipoyllysine-residue succinyltransferase, protein MSVLEMKVPSPGESITEVEIATWLVKDGDYVEKDQPIAEVDSDKATLELPAEQSGVITLKAEEGDVVQVGQVVCLIDMDAAKPAGSAAPAAEAPKQEEAPKAAEPAKQEAPKPAAAPQTYATGAPSPAAKKILDEKGIDASQVSGSGRDGRISKSDAELAAVPAFGGNPITATGSRSTTTTKLSVLRRKIAQRLVSVKNETAMLTTFNEVDMSEIFRLRKQYKEEFAQKHGVGLGFMSFFTKAVTRALAMYPDVNASIDGDFKVNYDFCDISIAVSGPKGLMVPVLRNAENMSFAGVEANIKDLATKVRDGKITVDEMTGGTFTITNGGTFGSMLSTPIINPPQSAILGMHNIIQRPVAVDGQVVIRPMMYVAMSYDHRIIDGKESVGFLVAVKEGIDNPVEILMGGDERKGLGL, encoded by the coding sequence ATGTCAGTTTTAGAAATGAAAGTTCCTTCACCGGGCGAATCAATTACAGAAGTTGAAATTGCAACTTGGCTTGTGAAAGATGGTGATTACGTAGAAAAAGATCAACCTATCGCTGAAGTAGATTCAGACAAAGCAACGCTGGAATTGCCTGCTGAACAAAGTGGTGTTATTACTTTGAAAGCTGAAGAAGGTGATGTGGTACAAGTAGGACAAGTGGTTTGTTTAATCGATATGGATGCTGCAAAACCTGCGGGTAGCGCTGCTCCTGCTGCAGAAGCTCCAAAACAAGAGGAAGCTCCGAAAGCGGCTGAACCGGCTAAACAAGAAGCTCCAAAACCTGCTGCTGCACCTCAGACTTATGCAACAGGGGCTCCGTCTCCTGCAGCTAAGAAAATTCTTGACGAAAAAGGAATTGATGCTTCTCAGGTTTCTGGTTCTGGAAGAGATGGAAGAATCTCTAAATCTGATGCTGAATTGGCGGCTGTTCCTGCATTCGGAGGAAACCCGATCACTGCTACAGGTTCCAGATCTACAACAACAACTAAACTTTCAGTTCTTAGAAGAAAAATCGCTCAGAGATTAGTTTCTGTAAAGAATGAAACAGCGATGTTAACTACTTTCAACGAAGTTGACATGTCTGAGATCTTCAGATTAAGAAAACAATATAAAGAAGAATTTGCTCAGAAACACGGAGTTGGACTTGGTTTCATGTCTTTCTTCACAAAAGCGGTTACAAGAGCTTTAGCAATGTATCCTGACGTAAATGCTTCTATCGACGGAGATTTCAAAGTAAATTACGATTTCTGCGATATTTCAATTGCGGTTTCAGGTCCTAAAGGATTGATGGTTCCGGTATTGAGAAACGCTGAAAATATGTCTTTCGCTGGTGTTGAAGCAAACATCAAAGATTTGGCTACAAAAGTAAGAGACGGAAAAATTACTGTTGATGAAATGACAGGAGGTACTTTCACCATTACAAACGGAGGTACTTTCGGTTCTATGTTATCTACACCAATTATCAACCCGCCTCAATCAGCTATTTTGGGTATGCACAACATTATCCAAAGACCGGTTGCTGTTGACGGGCAGGTTGTTATTCGTCCAATGATGTATGTGGCAATGTCTTATGATCACAGAATTATCGACGGTAAAGAGTCTGTAGGATTCCTTGTTGCGGTAAAAGAAGGTATCGACAATCCTGTTGAGATTTTAATGGGTGGAGACGAAAGAAAAGGTCTTGGATTATAA
- the apaG gene encoding Co2+/Mg2+ efflux protein ApaG → MFSKITSNIRVSVVPEYDSKNSYPSENRYVFKYNIVIENNGDFPIKVLKRKWLIFDVGFGYTEIVGDGVIGLTPDIEPDGNFAYFSNVMLRSGVGNMSGKYLVRNEQTKENFEIDIPKFNLLSEVLSN, encoded by the coding sequence ATGTTTTCAAAAATCACATCTAATATCAGAGTTTCAGTAGTTCCTGAATATGATAGTAAGAACAGTTATCCCTCAGAAAACCGTTATGTTTTCAAATATAACATTGTGATTGAAAATAACGGAGATTTTCCTATCAAAGTTCTTAAAAGAAAATGGCTGATTTTCGATGTAGGCTTCGGCTATACAGAGATCGTTGGCGATGGAGTAATCGGTTTAACACCGGATATAGAACCCGACGGAAATTTTGCTTATTTTTCTAATGTCATGCTTCGTTCCGGAGTAGGTAATATGAGCGGTAAATATCTGGTAAGAAATGAACAAACCAAAGAAAATTTTGAAATTGATATTCCTAAATTTAATTTGTTGTCGGAGGTTTTGAGTAATTAA
- a CDS encoding 3'-5' exonuclease — protein sequence MDFCAIDFETATFDRNSACELGICVVQNSEIIETKTWLIKPPSFPYFSQRNIDVHGILPEDVKDAPTFEDIWYEVEEMMYGTLMIAHNASFDASVLRGCLDYYGMFTPKLNYLCSIQLAKKSWNYLPRYGLKHLAEYHQIKFNHHRAGDDAEVCAKISLLAFEKLFLTSNEEVSEYMKAKIKKL from the coding sequence ATGGATTTTTGCGCAATAGATTTTGAAACCGCTACTTTCGACCGAAACTCAGCTTGTGAGTTGGGAATTTGTGTTGTGCAAAATTCAGAAATCATAGAAACTAAAACCTGGCTCATCAAACCTCCCAGTTTTCCGTATTTCAGTCAAAGAAATATTGATGTACACGGAATTTTACCTGAGGATGTAAAAGATGCTCCTACTTTTGAGGATATCTGGTATGAAGTGGAAGAAATGATGTACGGAACATTAATGATTGCTCATAATGCAAGTTTTGATGCTAGTGTTTTACGGGGCTGCTTAGATTATTACGGAATGTTTACCCCAAAATTAAACTATCTGTGCAGTATTCAGTTGGCAAAAAAATCATGGAATTACCTTCCGAGATATGGTTTAAAACATCTTGCAGAATATCATCAAATCAAATTCAATCATCACAGAGCAGGAGACGATGCTGAAGTTTGTGCCAAAATATCTTTACTGGCTTTTGAAAAATTATTTCTCACAAGCAATGAAGAAGTTTCGGAATACATGAAAGCAAAGATTAAAAAGTTGTAA
- a CDS encoding endonuclease V, which yields MILVFDTYYFDNDKANTICLAFEDWENAVPDYEFSEIKEGVEEYISGQFYKRELPCILSLLEKIKTQIKEISCIIIDGFVYLDDEMNPGLGKHLFDTLNKEIPVIGVAKTNFATVEKYKLPLKRGNSDTPLYISSVGIDMNTAYDFIQKMHGDFRIPTLLKKVDTLTRQF from the coding sequence ATGATTTTAGTTTTCGACACGTATTATTTTGATAACGATAAAGCCAATACCATATGTCTGGCTTTTGAAGATTGGGAAAATGCTGTTCCCGATTATGAATTTTCTGAAATCAAAGAAGGTGTCGAAGAATATATCTCCGGACAATTTTACAAAAGAGAGCTTCCTTGTATTTTGAGTCTTTTAGAGAAGATCAAAACTCAGATTAAAGAGATTTCCTGTATTATTATCGACGGTTTTGTTTATCTTGATGATGAAATGAACCCCGGATTGGGAAAGCATTTATTTGACACTCTGAACAAGGAAATCCCTGTAATTGGTGTTGCTAAAACAAATTTTGCAACTGTTGAAAAGTATAAATTACCTTTAAAAAGAGGAAACAGCGACACTCCTTTATATATTTCCAGTGTAGGAATTGATATGAATACTGCATACGATTTCATTCAAAAGATGCACGGAGATTTCAGAATCCCGACTCTTTTGAAGAAAGTTGATACCCTAACAAGACAATTTTAA
- a CDS encoding glycosyltransferase family 2 protein has translation MKPKLAVAILNWNGKNWLEKFLPHVVQFSKDADVYVIDNASTDDSVEFLKTSFPSVKIVINAENYGFAGGYNEGLKQINATYYCLLNSDVEVTENWIEPVLHLFEKNPEIAAIQPKILSYNDKNKFEFAGAAGGLIDNLGYPYCRGRVFDDVEEDKGQYDDETEIFWASGCCLFIRSQDFWNQNGFDERFFAHQEEIDLCWRLINSARKIFYTGKSKVYHVGGGTLNKQSAQKTYLNIRNNLSMMLKNLPFPQLIGLIFFRLCLDGIAGIYFGLKQGFPHLWAVVRAHFGFYAQASGTWKRRQKHQKNNFYQSKWLIFKHFL, from the coding sequence ATGAAGCCAAAACTCGCAGTTGCCATCTTAAACTGGAACGGAAAGAACTGGTTGGAAAAATTTCTTCCCCATGTTGTACAATTTTCTAAGGATGCTGATGTTTATGTTATTGATAATGCATCGACGGATGATTCAGTAGAGTTTTTAAAAACCAGTTTTCCCTCGGTAAAAATTGTCATCAATGCTGAAAATTACGGTTTTGCAGGCGGGTATAATGAGGGTTTAAAGCAAATTAATGCAACCTATTATTGTCTCCTGAATTCTGATGTAGAAGTTACCGAAAACTGGATTGAGCCTGTTTTACATCTTTTTGAAAAAAATCCGGAAATCGCAGCTATTCAGCCTAAAATCTTATCATACAATGACAAAAATAAATTTGAGTTTGCAGGGGCTGCAGGTGGTTTAATCGATAATTTGGGCTACCCCTACTGCAGAGGAAGAGTTTTCGATGATGTGGAAGAAGATAAAGGGCAATACGACGATGAAACGGAGATTTTCTGGGCTTCAGGATGCTGTTTATTTATTCGATCACAAGATTTTTGGAATCAGAATGGTTTTGATGAAAGATTTTTTGCCCATCAGGAAGAAATTGATCTTTGCTGGAGATTAATCAATTCCGCAAGAAAAATTTTCTATACCGGAAAATCTAAGGTTTATCATGTCGGAGGCGGAACTTTAAATAAACAAAGCGCTCAGAAGACGTATTTAAATATCAGAAACAACCTTTCTATGATGCTGAAAAACTTACCTTTTCCTCAATTGATCGGGCTAATCTTTTTCAGACTGTGCTTGGATGGTATTGCCGGAATTTATTTTGGTTTAAAACAAGGCTTTCCTCATCTTTGGGCTGTTGTAAGAGCACATTTCGGATTTTACGCTCAAGCTTCGGGAACCTGGAAACGTAGGCAAAAACATCAGAAGAATAATTTCTATCAATCAAAATGGTTGATTTTTAAACATTTTTTATAA
- a CDS encoding lysophospholipid acyltransferase family protein, producing MKFLIKILYLISKIPLRILYIFSDIIFFLNYYIVGYRKKVILQNIKNSFPEKTDEEIQAILKKFYLNFSDYLVETVKSFSISETESRVRMQHINQHLFHEAKAEGKNIILLAGHVFNWEWINALAKVIPQKHCHPVYRKVNSNFWEDQMKKVRNKFGNEALEANEVIMNIFRNSNDGDSAYMFVADQTPHVAHVNYGLEFLNQRTPAFIGYDKLATRMDLVFIYCEMKKVKRGFYQVNYHRIYPDGEKFVNNEVVKKFHKLLENTIHKYPDNYLWSHRKWKYQDSIKTFDSEKI from the coding sequence ATGAAATTTCTGATCAAAATACTTTATCTAATTTCCAAGATTCCGCTTAGAATATTATATATTTTTTCGGATATTATTTTCTTTTTAAACTACTATATCGTAGGTTACAGAAAGAAAGTCATCTTACAAAATATTAAAAACTCTTTTCCTGAAAAGACCGATGAAGAAATTCAGGCTATTTTAAAGAAATTTTATCTTAATTTCTCCGATTATTTGGTAGAAACTGTAAAGTCCTTCAGCATCAGTGAAACTGAATCCAGGGTAAGAATGCAGCATATCAATCAGCACCTCTTTCATGAAGCTAAAGCAGAGGGTAAAAATATTATTTTACTTGCAGGGCATGTTTTTAACTGGGAATGGATCAATGCATTGGCCAAGGTAATTCCACAGAAGCACTGCCATCCCGTTTACAGAAAAGTAAACAGTAATTTCTGGGAAGATCAGATGAAGAAGGTGAGAAACAAATTTGGCAATGAAGCTTTAGAAGCCAACGAAGTGATCATGAATATTTTCAGAAACAGCAACGATGGCGATTCTGCCTATATGTTTGTGGCAGATCAGACTCCTCATGTTGCTCATGTGAATTACGGTCTCGAATTTCTTAATCAAAGGACTCCGGCTTTTATAGGTTATGATAAGCTTGCGACAAGAATGGATCTTGTTTTCATTTATTGTGAAATGAAAAAAGTAAAAAGAGGATTTTATCAGGTAAATTATCATAGAATCTACCCGGATGGAGAAAAGTTTGTCAATAATGAAGTGGTGAAAAAGTTTCACAAATTATTAGAAAATACCATTCACAAATATCCTGACAACTATCTTTGGTCACACAGAAAATGGAAGTATCAGGATTCCATCAAAACATTCGATTCAGAAAAAATATAG
- a CDS encoding thioredoxin family protein, which produces MKKVSLVALIVLGTTIWAQNTEIKKTPEVKNSGDKALLVKSDAAELEAKKKAAAEEKAKLPKPYDPKANAQSDIDKLVAQAQKEGKNIMIQAGGNWCIWCLRFNQYVQSTPELKNNVDKNYLYYHLNYSPENKNEKVFAQYGNPGDKYGYPVFIVLDKNGKMIHIQPSDVLEEGKGYSLEKVKEFFNQWAPKKS; this is translated from the coding sequence ATGAAAAAAGTGTCGTTAGTAGCTTTAATAGTTCTGGGTACTACAATTTGGGCTCAGAATACAGAAATTAAAAAAACTCCCGAAGTCAAGAATTCCGGAGATAAAGCTTTGCTGGTGAAAAGTGATGCAGCAGAACTGGAAGCAAAAAAGAAAGCTGCGGCAGAAGAGAAGGCAAAGTTGCCTAAACCTTATGATCCGAAAGCAAATGCACAGTCAGATATTGATAAACTGGTGGCACAAGCCCAAAAAGAAGGCAAGAATATCATGATTCAGGCAGGAGGTAACTGGTGTATCTGGTGTCTGAGATTTAATCAGTATGTTCAGTCAACTCCAGAATTAAAAAATAATGTTGACAAAAATTATCTGTATTACCATTTGAATTATTCTCCTGAAAACAAGAACGAGAAAGTTTTTGCTCAGTATGGAAATCCTGGAGATAAATACGGTTATCCGGTATTCATTGTGCTGGATAAAAATGGAAAAATGATACATATACAGCCGAGTGATGTTTTGGAAGAAGGAAAAGGCTATAGCTTAGAAAAAGTAAAAGAGTTCTTTAACCAATGGGCTCCAAAAAAATCATAA
- the rplI gene encoding 50S ribosomal protein L9: MNIILKKDVENLGLEFDTVSVKPGYARNFLIPQGFALLATPKNIAALEATLEARKEEEAKLIAAATAVVEQLKKTSVTIPAKVGAGDKLFGSINNADLSAALEKAGVSVEKKYIKIPGNTIKRTGKVTANIRLHRNVEYNFEFDIVSDAPVEAPKAAPAKKEEAPSEEA, encoded by the coding sequence ATGAACATTATTCTTAAAAAAGACGTAGAAAACTTAGGTCTTGAATTCGACACAGTAAGCGTAAAGCCAGGTTATGCAAGAAACTTCCTAATCCCTCAAGGATTTGCTCTTTTAGCTACACCTAAAAACATTGCAGCTCTAGAAGCTACTTTGGAAGCTAGAAAAGAAGAAGAAGCTAAATTAATCGCTGCTGCAACTGCTGTAGTTGAGCAATTGAAGAAAACTTCTGTTACTATTCCTGCAAAAGTAGGTGCTGGTGACAAATTATTCGGATCTATCAACAATGCAGATCTTTCTGCAGCTCTAGAAAAAGCTGGAGTTTCTGTTGAGAAAAAATATATCAAAATTCCAGGAAACACTATTAAGAGAACTGGTAAAGTAACTGCTAACATCAGATTACACAGAAACGTTGAGTACAACTTCGAATTCGATATCGTATCTGACGCTCCTGTAGAAGCTCCAAAAGCAGCTCCTGCTAAAAAAGAAGAAGCTCCTTCTGAAGAAGCTTAA
- the rpsR gene encoding 30S ribosomal protein S18, with protein sequence MAIDEMAKQASAGGESEVKFLTPLDINTKSEKKYCRFKKYGIKHVDYKDADFLLQFVNEQGKILPRRYTGTSLKYQRKVSAAIKRARHLALMPYVADLLK encoded by the coding sequence ATGGCAATAGATGAAATGGCTAAACAAGCCTCAGCTGGAGGAGAATCAGAAGTAAAATTCCTTACTCCGCTTGATATCAATACAAAATCTGAAAAGAAATATTGTAGATTTAAAAAATACGGAATTAAGCACGTTGATTACAAAGATGCTGATTTCTTATTACAGTTCGTAAACGAGCAGGGTAAAATTTTACCTAGAAGATACACTGGAACTTCTTTAAAATACCAAAGAAAAGTTTCTGCTGCTATCAAAAGAGCTAGACATTTAGCTTTGATGCCTTACGTAGCTGACTTATTAAAATAA
- the rpsF gene encoding 30S ribosomal protein S6 → MNNYETVFILTPVLSESQVEEAVNKYVDLLKEKNCEIVAKENWGLKKLAYPIQLKKNGFYTLIEFKGEGTVVADLELAFKRDERVIRYLTTKLDKHAVEYAVTRRTKVKAAKA, encoded by the coding sequence ATGAACAATTACGAAACTGTTTTCATTTTAACTCCCGTTCTATCTGAGTCACAGGTAGAGGAAGCAGTGAACAAGTATGTAGATCTTTTAAAAGAAAAGAACTGCGAAATCGTTGCTAAAGAAAACTGGGGATTAAAAAAATTAGCTTATCCGATCCAATTGAAAAAGAACGGATTCTACACTTTAATCGAATTTAAAGGAGAAGGTACTGTAGTTGCTGATCTAGAATTAGCATTCAAACGTGACGAAAGAGTAATTCGTTACCTTACTACAAAACTTGACAAACATGCTGTTGAGTACGCTGTAACTAGAAGAACTAAAGTAAAAGCAGCTAAAGCTTAA
- a CDS encoding chloride channel protein translates to MLKIIALIRRSLKKSFDNIRNEQLKYNLLQAIPFWIGSVITGFFAVMYAKIFAWGENLLHFILDWHSWMIFVIAPIGFVLSWWLVKEFAPNAKGSGIPQVMAAVELANPKEHKKIRSFLSLKIIVFKIISSVVLVIGGGAVGREGPTIQIAGSVFRKVNEYLPEWWPKISKKNMIMTGAAAGLAAAFNTPLGGIVFAVEELSKTHINYFKTALFTAVIIAGLTAQTLAGSYLYLGYPKTNDVSLMVMLPIILVAGVAGILASQLSVTMLKMSDWKKRKLKTDRSNVIFLVICALIIASIAFFINREILGSGKEIMERVLFTENKHEDWYVPILRMLGPALSFTSGGAGGIFAPALTAGASIGSVISGFIHLSPNETNVVILAGMVAFLTGITRAPFTSAIIVLEMTDRHSLIFHLMLAGMVSSITSILVSRHSLYDVIKVNFLKEIREKE, encoded by the coding sequence ATGTTAAAAATTATCGCTCTCATTCGAAGATCTCTGAAAAAATCTTTCGATAATATTCGAAACGAACAACTGAAATACAACCTGCTTCAGGCCATTCCTTTTTGGATTGGTTCAGTGATTACAGGCTTCTTTGCGGTGATGTATGCTAAAATTTTTGCATGGGGTGAAAATCTTCTTCATTTTATTCTCGACTGGCATTCGTGGATGATTTTCGTTATTGCTCCAATTGGTTTTGTCCTTTCATGGTGGCTGGTAAAAGAATTTGCTCCCAATGCCAAAGGAAGCGGAATTCCACAAGTTATGGCCGCCGTGGAATTGGCCAATCCGAAAGAGCATAAAAAAATACGCAGCTTTTTAAGTTTAAAAATCATTGTTTTTAAAATCATTTCATCTGTCGTTCTGGTAATAGGTGGTGGCGCTGTAGGACGGGAAGGTCCTACCATTCAGATTGCAGGCTCTGTTTTCAGAAAAGTGAATGAGTATCTTCCGGAATGGTGGCCTAAGATTTCAAAGAAAAATATGATTATGACGGGTGCAGCGGCCGGTCTTGCAGCGGCTTTTAACACTCCACTTGGAGGGATTGTATTTGCAGTGGAAGAACTTTCCAAAACCCATATCAATTACTTTAAAACCGCTTTATTTACCGCGGTTATTATTGCAGGTCTGACTGCTCAGACTTTAGCTGGTTCCTATTTATATTTAGGGTATCCTAAAACAAATGACGTTTCATTAATGGTGATGCTTCCTATTATTTTAGTAGCGGGAGTTGCAGGCATTTTAGCCAGTCAGCTTTCTGTTACTATGTTAAAAATGTCTGATTGGAAAAAAAGAAAATTAAAAACAGACAGATCCAATGTTATTTTCCTGGTGATTTGTGCTTTAATCATAGCTTCCATTGCTTTCTTTATTAACAGAGAAATTTTAGGCTCGGGAAAAGAAATCATGGAACGGGTTCTTTTTACAGAAAATAAGCATGAAGACTGGTATGTTCCTATTTTAAGAATGTTGGGTCCTGCCCTTTCTTTTACTTCAGGAGGTGCCGGTGGAATTTTTGCCCCCGCTTTAACGGCTGGTGCAAGTATAGGATCTGTAATCTCCGGTTTTATTCATTTAAGTCCCAACGAAACGAATGTTGTTATTCTTGCCGGAATGGTTGCTTTTCTTACCGGAATTACCCGAGCACCATTTACCTCTGCCATCATTGTTTTGGAAATGACCGACAGGCATTCTTTGATTTTCCATTTAATGTTAGCCGGAATGGTTTCTTCTATCACATCCATTTTGGTGAGCAGACATTCTTTGTATGATGTCATAAAGGTAAACTTCTTAAAAGAAATCCGGGAAAAAGAGTAA
- a CDS encoding dihydrolipoamide acetyltransferase family protein: protein MAEYKLLLPSMGEGVMEATIITWLFNEGDNVKEDDSVVEIATDKVDSDVPTPVSGKIVKILKQKDEVAKVGEAIAILEIEGEGGNTATEEVKTETPAAAPDAEILKTIEQPLQVAASTEFSGDLYLSPLVKSIAQQENISESELKTIKGSGLEGRITKEDILAYVKNRGNQPAPQAAPVQAASAPQPVATSAPASTISVTAGDEIIPMDRMRKIIAENMVKAKHIAPHVTSFIETDVTNVVKWRNKNKSLFEKREGEKLTFMPIFVRAVVKAIQDFPMINVSVNGDNIIKKKNINIGMATALPDGNLIVPVIKNADQLSLSGLAKAINDLAYRARNKKLRPEDTQGATYTISNVGSFGNLMGTPIIPQPQVAILAIGAIVKKPAVLETADGDVIAIRNLMFMSHSYDHRVVDGSLGGMMLKHVHDYLENWDLNTEI from the coding sequence ATGGCAGAGTACAAATTATTGCTTCCTTCCATGGGAGAAGGTGTTATGGAAGCTACTATTATCACCTGGTTATTCAATGAAGGTGATAATGTAAAAGAAGATGATTCCGTAGTAGAAATTGCAACAGATAAGGTAGATTCAGATGTTCCGACACCGGTTTCGGGAAAAATCGTAAAGATTTTGAAACAGAAAGACGAAGTTGCAAAAGTAGGTGAAGCCATTGCTATTTTAGAAATTGAAGGAGAAGGCGGAAATACAGCAACAGAAGAAGTAAAAACTGAGACTCCGGCAGCTGCTCCTGATGCTGAAATCTTAAAAACCATTGAACAGCCTTTACAGGTTGCTGCTTCAACAGAATTTTCAGGAGATCTTTACTTGTCTCCACTTGTAAAATCAATCGCACAACAGGAAAACATTTCTGAATCTGAACTAAAAACGATCAAAGGAAGCGGTTTAGAAGGAAGAATTACCAAAGAAGATATTTTAGCTTACGTTAAAAACAGAGGAAACCAGCCAGCTCCACAAGCGGCTCCGGTACAGGCAGCTTCTGCTCCACAGCCCGTAGCAACTTCAGCTCCGGCTTCTACAATCTCTGTTACAGCAGGTGATGAAATCATTCCGATGGACAGAATGAGAAAAATCATCGCTGAAAACATGGTAAAAGCTAAACACATTGCACCTCACGTTACCTCTTTCATCGAAACAGACGTAACGAACGTTGTAAAATGGAGAAATAAAAACAAATCTCTTTTCGAAAAACGTGAAGGTGAAAAACTTACTTTCATGCCGATCTTCGTAAGAGCGGTTGTAAAAGCCATCCAGGATTTCCCGATGATCAATGTTTCGGTAAATGGTGATAACATCATTAAAAAGAAAAACATCAACATTGGTATGGCAACGGCTTTACCAGACGGAAACCTTATTGTGCCTGTAATTAAAAACGCAGATCAGTTGTCACTTTCAGGATTGGCAAAAGCGATCAACGATTTGGCTTACAGAGCAAGAAACAAAAAATTAAGACCTGAGGATACTCAGGGAGCAACATACACGATTTCCAACGTAGGAAGCTTTGGAAACCTAATGGGGACACCAATTATTCCTCAGCCACAGGTTGCTATTTTAGCCATCGGAGCGATCGTGAAAAAACCTGCAGTTCTTGAAACAGCTGACGGTGATGTAATTGCGATCAGAAACTTAATGTTCATGTCTCACTCTTATGACCACAGAGTGGTAGACGGATCTCTGGGTGGAATGATGTTGAAGCACGTTCATGACTATCTTGAAAACTGGGATCTGAATACGGAAATATAA
- a CDS encoding SAM hydrolase/SAM-dependent halogenase family protein, whose translation MSIITLTSDFGNLDYRVAAVKGSILSLNQKVNIVDITHDIQAFNLIQTSYIVRNAYKHFPKGSIHIISVDSFQHKSRKNILYKADGHYFIAADNGLLSLIFFDIKPEAIFEITLNNRFDDIVNFTSTDIFVPAAVHLANGGLPGVIGRKIDSAKQLLFPKPVYNESEKMIIGEVTYIDNFGNIISNISKDFFETIGNGYENFTIRFRNLALSKVFSSHTEVVSDWDRETEFHGQSAAIFNDSQLLELTIYKGSKKNGAKSLFGMNVGENIYIEFF comes from the coding sequence ATGTCAATTATTACCCTTACTTCAGATTTCGGAAATTTGGATTACAGAGTGGCCGCTGTGAAAGGCAGCATTCTTTCTCTGAATCAGAAGGTTAATATTGTTGATATCACCCACGATATTCAGGCATTCAACCTTATACAGACTTCATATATTGTAAGAAACGCTTACAAACATTTTCCGAAAGGCAGTATTCATATTATTTCGGTCGACAGCTTTCAGCACAAATCGAGAAAAAATATTTTATACAAAGCAGACGGTCACTACTTCATTGCAGCCGATAACGGACTTTTAAGTTTAATATTTTTTGACATTAAACCTGAAGCTATTTTTGAAATTACGCTGAACAATAGATTCGATGACATCGTTAATTTCACATCAACCGATATTTTTGTTCCGGCAGCTGTACATTTAGCCAATGGAGGACTTCCGGGAGTTATCGGACGAAAAATTGATTCCGCCAAACAGCTTTTATTCCCGAAACCGGTGTATAATGAATCTGAAAAAATGATTATCGGGGAAGTAACTTACATTGATAATTTCGGAAATATCATTTCAAATATCAGTAAAGATTTTTTTGAGACCATTGGGAACGGTTACGAAAACTTTACGATCAGGTTCAGGAACTTAGCCCTTTCAAAAGTTTTTTCAAGCCATACAGAAGTGGTTTCGGATTGGGATCGAGAAACTGAATTCCACGGTCAGTCGGCAGCCATCTTCAATGACAGTCAGCTTTTGGAACTAACGATCTATAAAGGAAGCAAAAAAAACGGAGCAAAAAGCCTGTTTGGGATGAATGTAGGCGAGAATATTTACATCGAATTTTTCTAA